In one Janibacter cremeus genomic region, the following are encoded:
- the gatB gene encoding Asp-tRNA(Asn)/Glu-tRNA(Gln) amidotransferase subunit GatB has product MATTTTDDVLDYDEALSTFDPVMGLEVHVELGTRTKMFCGCATGFGAEPNTQVCPVCLGLPGALPVVNETGVESAIRIGLALNCEIARWCRFARKNYFYPDMPKNFQTSQYDEPIAFDGYLDVEIPARSGEGSEVFRVEIERAHMEEDTGKSMHIGGSTGRIQGAEYSLLDFNRAGIPLIEIVTKPIVGAGDRAPEVARAYVSALRDLLRALDVSDVKMEQGSMRCDVNLSLRARAGDGAASAEQLQVPLGTRSETKNVNSLRSVERAVRYEVCRHAAVLSSGGSILQETRHWHEDTGITTGGREKSDAEDYRYFPEPDLVPVAPPRERVEQLRATLPEPPAERRKRLQEEWGYSDLEMRDVLNAGASGLIETTVAAGAKPQAARKWWLGEPSRRANEAGTDLVGYAEQVGLRPEHVAELESMVGAGRLNDKMARQVLEGVLDGEGGPTQVADARGLELVQDDGALEGAVETVIANNPDIAEKIRGGKVQAAGALIGQVMKEMKGQADAGKARALILAKLGVEG; this is encoded by the coding sequence ATGGCGACGACCACGACCGACGACGTCCTCGACTACGACGAGGCCCTGAGCACCTTCGACCCGGTGATGGGCCTGGAGGTCCACGTCGAGCTCGGCACGAGGACCAAGATGTTCTGCGGCTGCGCCACCGGCTTCGGTGCCGAGCCCAACACCCAGGTGTGCCCGGTCTGCCTCGGCCTGCCCGGCGCCCTGCCGGTGGTCAACGAGACCGGCGTCGAGTCGGCGATCCGGATCGGCCTGGCCCTCAACTGCGAGATCGCCCGCTGGTGCCGCTTCGCCCGGAAGAACTACTTCTACCCGGACATGCCGAAGAACTTCCAGACCTCCCAGTACGACGAGCCGATCGCCTTCGACGGCTACCTCGACGTGGAGATCCCGGCCCGGTCCGGCGAGGGCAGCGAGGTCTTCAGGGTGGAGATCGAGCGGGCCCACATGGAGGAGGACACCGGCAAGAGCATGCACATCGGCGGCTCCACCGGGCGCATCCAGGGCGCGGAGTACTCGCTGCTGGACTTCAACCGCGCCGGCATCCCGCTCATCGAGATCGTCACCAAGCCGATCGTCGGTGCGGGCGACCGCGCCCCCGAGGTGGCCAGGGCCTACGTCTCCGCCCTGCGCGACCTGCTGCGCGCGCTCGACGTCTCCGACGTGAAGATGGAGCAGGGCTCCATGCGGTGCGACGTCAACCTCTCCCTGCGCGCGCGGGCCGGTGACGGCGCCGCGTCCGCCGAGCAGCTCCAGGTCCCGCTCGGCACCCGCTCGGAGACCAAGAACGTCAACTCCCTGCGCTCCGTCGAGCGTGCCGTGCGCTACGAGGTCTGCCGCCACGCCGCCGTCCTCAGCAGCGGCGGCTCGATCCTGCAGGAGACGCGTCACTGGCACGAGGACACCGGCATCACCACGGGCGGGCGCGAGAAGTCCGATGCGGAGGACTACCGGTACTTCCCCGAGCCGGACCTCGTGCCCGTCGCCCCGCCCCGCGAGCGCGTCGAGCAGCTGCGGGCGACCCTGCCCGAGCCCCCCGCGGAGCGCCGCAAGCGGCTGCAGGAGGAGTGGGGCTACTCCGACCTGGAGATGCGCGACGTGCTCAACGCCGGCGCCAGCGGGCTGATCGAGACCACCGTCGCCGCCGGTGCGAAGCCGCAGGCCGCCCGCAAGTGGTGGCTCGGCGAGCCCTCCCGGCGCGCCAACGAGGCGGGCACCGATCTCGTCGGCTACGCCGAGCAGGTCGGGCTGAGGCCGGAGCACGTCGCCGAGCTCGAGTCGATGGTCGGTGCCGGTCGGCTCAACGACAAGATGGCCCGCCAGGTCCTCGAGGGCGTCCTCGACGGCGAAGGGGGACCGACCCAGGTCGCCGACGCCCGCGGACTCGAGCTCGTCCAGGACGACGGTGCCCTCGAGGGCGCGGTCGAGACGGTCATCGCGAACAACCCCGACATCGCCGAGAAGATCCGCGGCGGCAAGGTCCAGGCCGCCGGTGCGCTCATCGGCCAGGTCATGAAGGAGATGAAGGGCCAGGCCGACGCCGGCAAGGCCCGCGCGCTCATCCTGGCCAAGCTCGGCGTCGAGGGCTGA
- a CDS encoding 2-hydroxyacid dehydrogenase, which yields MLTVSFPDQTWLDDVGPIEGVTPVVWDPTQPPPEEDVEVFVAPYMAPSEQIEPVGGKPSVRFVQLLSAGHDAALPVIPEGVALANAQGVHDAATAELALTLVLASQRGMDEFAAAQAKGEWLPRHFRPGLADKRVLVLGYGSVGSAIVRRLAPFEVSVTAVASRARGGDDLVDRVHGIDELPDLLPEQDIVISVLPGTDATTGILGDGVLSSLADDTLVVNVGRGPALDTEAALRHTGRLRFALDVTDPEPLPSDHPLWSEPGVIISPHTGGVTDAFRPRMVDLLRRQLRLLAVGEEPLNVVAR from the coding sequence ATGCTGACCGTCTCCTTCCCTGACCAGACCTGGCTCGACGACGTGGGACCGATCGAGGGAGTGACCCCGGTCGTCTGGGACCCGACGCAGCCGCCCCCGGAGGAGGACGTCGAGGTCTTCGTCGCGCCGTACATGGCCCCCTCCGAGCAGATCGAGCCGGTGGGCGGCAAGCCGTCGGTGCGCTTCGTGCAGCTGCTCTCCGCCGGCCACGACGCCGCGCTGCCGGTGATCCCCGAGGGCGTCGCCCTGGCCAACGCGCAGGGCGTCCACGACGCGGCGACGGCCGAGCTCGCACTGACCCTCGTGCTCGCCTCCCAGCGCGGCATGGACGAGTTCGCCGCCGCCCAGGCGAAGGGGGAGTGGCTGCCCCGCCACTTCCGGCCGGGTCTGGCCGACAAGCGCGTCCTCGTCCTGGGCTACGGCTCGGTGGGCTCGGCGATCGTGCGGCGACTGGCCCCCTTCGAGGTGTCCGTGACCGCGGTGGCCTCACGGGCCCGTGGCGGGGACGACCTCGTCGACCGGGTCCACGGCATCGACGAGCTGCCCGACCTGCTGCCCGAGCAGGACATCGTGATCTCGGTGCTGCCGGGGACCGACGCGACGACGGGCATCCTCGGCGATGGGGTCCTCTCCTCCCTGGCCGACGACACCCTCGTCGTCAACGTCGGGCGCGGTCCGGCACTGGACACCGAGGCGGCGCTGCGGCACACGGGCCGACTGCGCTTCGCGCTCGACGTGACCGATCCCGAGCCGCTGCCGTCCGACCACCCCCTGTGGAGCGAGCCCGGCGTGATCATCAGCCCGCACACCGGTGGGGTCACCGACGCCTTCCGGCCGCGGATGGTCGACCTGCTGCGTCGCCAGCTGCGCCTCCTGGCCGTGGGCGAGGAGCCGCTCAACGTCGTCGCGCGCTGA
- a CDS encoding SixA phosphatase family protein — MTTSAEDRTLVLLRHASAESAGAGQDDRERSLSEAGRTEAQAIGHWLVEQGIGCDEVMCSPAQRTRETMAELAEAGCPEAEVRIEHRLYNAGAEDVLAVVHEASEDASVLLVVGHAPGLPAATSLLADGEGSAPAHELLAEGFPPGAAAVLRFSGHWSDLAFDSAMLDRFHVPVLTSS; from the coding sequence ATGACGACGTCAGCAGAGGACCGCACCCTCGTCCTGCTGCGGCACGCCTCGGCCGAGTCCGCGGGTGCCGGTCAGGACGACCGTGAGCGCAGCCTGAGCGAGGCCGGGCGGACGGAGGCGCAGGCCATCGGCCACTGGCTCGTCGAGCAGGGCATCGGCTGCGACGAGGTCATGTGCTCACCCGCCCAGCGCACGCGCGAGACGATGGCCGAGCTCGCGGAGGCGGGATGCCCCGAGGCGGAGGTCCGGATCGAGCACCGGCTCTACAACGCCGGTGCCGAGGACGTCCTCGCCGTCGTGCACGAGGCCTCGGAGGACGCGAGCGTGCTCCTCGTCGTCGGGCACGCGCCGGGGCTGCCGGCGGCGACGAGCCTGCTGGCCGACGGGGAGGGGTCGGCCCCGGCCCACGAGCTGCTCGCCGAGGGCTTCCCGCCCGGCGCCGCCGCGGTGCTGCGCTTCTCCGGGCACTGGTCCGACCTGGCCTTCGACTCGGCCATGCTCGACCGCTTCCACGTGCCGGTCCTCACCTCGTCCTAG
- a CDS encoding GNAT family N-acetyltransferase, giving the protein MTRIAFALPAGADDLTARPLTTADAEAVTALARADEREVLAEPMTELVDVLGEWRRPSVDLERNSVSVWADDRLVAQALVAGRGSVEAVVAADHRGRGLGTALVAWLLAASSARGLTTMGQTVPVGSPAEAFLVAAGARATYDAWVLELLPDRTVPTQPLPQDHVLDLARDDELPAVHRVIDDAFSVWPEREPVPYADWHAEFVEGDDAAPWQRRVVRDGAGEVVGAAMVTASEDGMVWVNQLAVRTDRRGEGLGRALLADSFVEGRRRGLPRAGLATDSRTGALPLYEGVGMVVTATFSHLVLDTAGEGGPPGR; this is encoded by the coding sequence GTGACGCGCATCGCCTTCGCCCTGCCGGCCGGCGCCGACGACCTCACCGCCCGCCCGCTGACCACGGCCGACGCCGAGGCGGTCACCGCACTCGCGCGCGCCGACGAGCGCGAGGTGCTGGCCGAGCCGATGACCGAGCTCGTCGACGTCCTCGGTGAGTGGCGCCGCCCGAGCGTCGACCTGGAGCGGAACTCGGTCTCGGTCTGGGCCGACGACCGTCTCGTCGCCCAAGCCCTGGTCGCCGGCCGCGGGTCGGTGGAGGCGGTCGTCGCCGCCGACCATCGCGGTCGTGGTCTCGGGACGGCGCTCGTGGCGTGGCTGCTCGCGGCCTCCAGCGCCCGGGGCCTGACCACGATGGGGCAGACGGTCCCCGTCGGCAGCCCGGCGGAGGCCTTCCTCGTCGCCGCCGGTGCGCGGGCGACGTACGACGCGTGGGTGCTCGAGCTGCTCCCCGACCGCACCGTCCCGACCCAGCCACTCCCCCAGGACCACGTGCTCGACCTGGCCCGCGACGACGAGCTGCCGGCGGTCCACCGGGTCATCGACGACGCCTTCAGCGTGTGGCCGGAGCGGGAGCCGGTGCCCTACGCGGACTGGCACGCGGAGTTCGTCGAGGGCGACGACGCGGCGCCGTGGCAGCGGCGGGTGGTCCGGGACGGTGCCGGCGAGGTCGTGGGCGCGGCGATGGTCACCGCGAGCGAGGACGGGATGGTCTGGGTCAACCAGCTCGCGGTCCGCACCGACCGGCGTGGCGAGGGACTCGGGCGGGCGCTGCTCGCGGACTCCTTCGTCGAGGGCCGGCGCCGTGGACTTCCCCGGGCCGGTCTGGCCACCGACTCCCGCACCGGCGCGCTGCCGCTCTACGAGGGCGTCGGGATGGTGGTGACCGCCACCTTCAGCCACCTCGTCCTCGACACCGCGGGCGAAGGGGGTCCCCCCGGTCGGTAG
- a CDS encoding acetolactate synthase large subunit yields the protein MGEDTDGTPRTKGRTVTDTRSSTPSPAAVARRAEAARSVPEQMTGASSLVRALEHVGAEVVFGIPGGAILPAYDPLMDSTSVRHILVRHEQGAGHAAEGYASATGKVGVCMATSGPGATNLVTAIADAHMDSVPMVAITGQVASGAIGTDAFQEADIRGITMPVTKHNYLVTDAADIPRVIAEAFHIASTGRPGPVLVDIAKDALQATTTFSWPPRFDLPGYHPVTRPHAKQIREAVKLMAASERPVIYAGGGIIRSGAHAELLRLAELTGIPVVTTLMARGAFPDGHPLHLGMPGMHGSVAAVTGLQRSDLLITIGARFDDRVTGQLASFAPGARVIHADIDPAEISKNRVADVPIVGDARAILNELVIAIEAGDGPAAEVTPRRYAGWATTTRGWTEEYPVGYQPHGEDALMPQQVIRRLGEIAGPEAVYAAGVGQHQMWAAQFINYERPNSWLNSGGAGTMGYAVPAAMGAKVGEPDRVVWAIDGDGCFQMTNQELATCVINDIPIKVAVINNSSLGMVRQWQSLFYNERYSNTDLHTSVGSRIPDFVKLAEAYGCVGLRCERPEDLEATIQEAMSINDRPVVVDFVVERDAMVWPMVPAGVSNDAIQVARDTAPVWDREDSEAVEQDEGTAADPTADQGK from the coding sequence ATGGGAGAAGACACGGATGGCACGCCCCGAACCAAAGGACGCACGGTGACTGACACACGCAGCAGCACCCCGAGCCCGGCCGCCGTCGCGCGTCGGGCAGAGGCCGCACGATCGGTGCCCGAGCAGATGACCGGGGCCAGCAGCCTCGTCCGTGCGCTCGAGCACGTCGGCGCGGAGGTCGTCTTCGGCATCCCGGGCGGCGCGATCCTGCCGGCCTACGACCCCCTCATGGACTCCACCTCGGTGCGGCACATCCTCGTGCGCCACGAGCAGGGCGCCGGCCACGCCGCCGAGGGCTACGCCTCGGCCACCGGCAAGGTCGGCGTGTGCATGGCCACCTCCGGGCCGGGCGCGACCAACCTCGTCACGGCGATCGCGGACGCCCACATGGACTCCGTCCCGATGGTCGCGATCACCGGTCAGGTGGCCTCGGGGGCCATCGGTACCGACGCCTTCCAGGAGGCGGACATCCGCGGCATCACGATGCCGGTGACCAAGCACAACTACCTCGTGACCGACGCCGCCGACATCCCGCGCGTCATCGCCGAGGCCTTCCACATCGCCAGCACCGGCCGTCCCGGCCCGGTGCTCGTCGACATCGCCAAGGACGCCCTGCAGGCCACGACGACCTTCAGCTGGCCGCCGCGGTTCGACCTGCCCGGCTACCACCCGGTGACCCGCCCGCACGCCAAGCAGATCCGCGAGGCCGTCAAGCTCATGGCCGCCAGCGAGCGGCCGGTCATCTACGCCGGTGGCGGCATCATCCGCTCCGGGGCGCACGCCGAGCTGCTGCGCCTGGCCGAGCTCACCGGCATCCCCGTCGTGACGACGCTGATGGCCCGCGGCGCCTTCCCCGACGGCCACCCCCTGCACCTGGGCATGCCGGGCATGCACGGCTCGGTCGCGGCCGTCACCGGCCTGCAGCGCAGCGACCTGCTCATCACCATCGGTGCGCGCTTCGACGACCGGGTCACCGGCCAGCTGGCCTCCTTCGCGCCCGGTGCCCGCGTCATCCACGCCGACATCGACCCCGCGGAGATCTCCAAGAACCGCGTCGCGGACGTGCCGATCGTCGGCGACGCACGCGCCATCCTCAACGAGCTGGTCATCGCCATCGAGGCAGGCGATGGCCCGGCCGCCGAGGTCACGCCCCGGCGGTACGCCGGGTGGGCCACGACGACGAGGGGGTGGACCGAGGAGTACCCGGTCGGCTACCAGCCGCACGGCGAGGACGCGCTGATGCCGCAGCAGGTCATCCGCCGGCTCGGCGAGATCGCCGGCCCCGAGGCCGTCTACGCCGCCGGTGTCGGCCAGCACCAGATGTGGGCCGCCCAGTTCATCAACTACGAGCGCCCCAACTCGTGGCTGAACTCCGGTGGCGCCGGGACGATGGGGTACGCGGTGCCGGCCGCGATGGGCGCCAAGGTCGGGGAGCCGGACCGGGTGGTCTGGGCGATCGACGGTGACGGCTGCTTCCAGATGACCAACCAGGAGCTCGCGACCTGCGTCATCAACGACATCCCGATCAAGGTCGCGGTCATCAACAACTCCAGCCTGGGCATGGTCCGGCAGTGGCAGTCGCTCTTCTACAACGAGCGCTACTCCAACACCGACCTGCACACATCGGTCGGCAGCCGCATCCCCGACTTCGTCAAGCTCGCCGAGGCCTACGGGTGCGTCGGGCTGCGCTGCGAGCGGCCCGAGGACCTCGAGGCGACGATCCAGGAGGCGATGTCGATCAACGACCGACCGGTCGTCGTCGACTTCGTCGTCGAGCGCGATGCCATGGTGTGGCCGATGGTGCCCGCCGGCGTGAGCAACGACGCCATCCAGGTCGCGCGCGACACCGCCCCGGTCTGGGACCGCGAGGACTCCGAGGCGGTCGAGCAGGACGAAGGCACGGCCGCCGACCCCACCGCCGACCAGGGAAAGTGA
- the ilvN gene encoding acetolactate synthase small subunit, producing MSTKHTLSVLVENKPGVLARISALFSRRGFNIDSLAVGPTEHPEISRMTVVVDVDLLPLEQVTKQLNKLVEVLKVVELDPLSSVTSQVVLVKVRAEAGQRSGILETAQMFKAKIVDTTREAMTLQVYGNSDKISAMLEILQPYGIKELVQSGVVAIGRGPRSITDRSRH from the coding sequence ATGAGCACCAAGCACACCCTTTCCGTCCTCGTCGAGAACAAGCCCGGCGTCCTGGCCCGGATCTCGGCGCTGTTCTCCCGCCGCGGCTTCAACATCGACTCGCTGGCCGTCGGCCCGACCGAGCACCCGGAGATCTCCCGGATGACGGTCGTCGTGGACGTCGACCTGCTGCCGCTGGAGCAGGTGACCAAGCAGCTGAACAAGCTCGTCGAGGTCCTCAAGGTCGTCGAGCTCGACCCCCTGTCCTCGGTCACCAGCCAGGTCGTGCTGGTCAAGGTCCGTGCCGAGGCCGGCCAGCGCAGCGGGATCCTCGAGACCGCGCAGATGTTCAAGGCGAAGATCGTCGACACGACGCGCGAGGCGATGACCCTGCAGGTCTACGGCAACAGCGACAAGATCTCGGCGATGCTCGAGATCCTCCAGCCCTACGGGATCAAGGAGCTCGTCCAGTCCGGTGTCGTCGCCATCGGCCGTGGGCCGCGCTCGATCACCGACCGTTCCCGCCACTGA
- the ilvC gene encoding ketol-acid reductoisomerase, translated as MAELIYDDNADLSIIQGRKVAVIGYGSQGHAHALNLRDSGVDVRVGLKEGSTSRAKAEQEGLTVLTPREAAAEADVVVILAPDQVQRHVYADDIEPVLNEGDVLVFGHGFNVRFGYIQAPAGVDVILVAPKAPGHTVRREFVDGRGIPDIIAVEQDASGQAWDIAKSYAKGIGGTRAGVIKTTFTEETETDLFGEQAVLCGGMSHLVQAGFETLTEAGYQPEIAYFEVLHELKLIVDLMWEGGIAKQRWSISDTAEYGDYVSGPRVIDAKVKESMQGILADIQDGSFAKRFIDDQDNGAAEFTQLREQEAGHPIEATGKALRAHFAWQTGDDDYTEGSAAR; from the coding sequence ATGGCCGAGCTGATCTACGACGACAACGCGGACCTGTCCATCATCCAGGGACGCAAGGTGGCCGTCATCGGCTACGGCTCCCAGGGCCACGCCCACGCGCTCAACCTGCGTGACAGCGGGGTCGACGTGCGCGTCGGCCTCAAGGAGGGCAGCACCTCCCGCGCCAAGGCCGAGCAGGAGGGCCTGACCGTCCTCACGCCGCGCGAGGCCGCGGCCGAGGCCGATGTCGTCGTCATCCTCGCCCCCGACCAGGTCCAGCGCCACGTCTACGCCGACGACATCGAGCCCGTCCTCAACGAGGGCGACGTGCTCGTCTTCGGCCACGGCTTCAACGTGCGCTTCGGCTACATCCAGGCCCCGGCCGGCGTCGACGTCATCCTCGTGGCGCCGAAGGCCCCGGGTCACACGGTCCGTCGCGAGTTCGTCGACGGCCGCGGCATCCCGGACATCATCGCCGTGGAGCAGGATGCCTCCGGCCAGGCCTGGGACATCGCGAAGTCCTACGCCAAGGGCATCGGCGGCACCCGCGCGGGCGTCATCAAGACCACCTTCACCGAGGAGACCGAGACCGACCTCTTCGGCGAGCAGGCCGTCCTCTGCGGTGGCATGTCGCACCTCGTCCAGGCCGGCTTCGAGACCCTGACCGAGGCGGGCTACCAGCCGGAGATCGCCTACTTCGAGGTCCTGCACGAGCTGAAGCTCATCGTCGACCTCATGTGGGAGGGCGGCATCGCCAAGCAGCGCTGGTCGATCTCCGACACCGCGGAGTACGGCGACTACGTCTCCGGTCCGCGCGTCATCGACGCCAAGGTCAAGGAGTCGATGCAGGGCATCCTCGCCGACATCCAGGACGGCTCCTTCGCCAAGCGCTTCATCGACGACCAGGACAACGGCGCCGCGGAGTTCACGCAGCTGCGCGAGCAGGAGGCCGGTCACCCGATCGAGGCCACCGGCAAGGCGCTGCGCGCGCACTTCGCCTGGCAGACCGGCGACGACGACTACACCGAGGGCTCTGCCGCCCGCTGA